One window of the Manihot esculenta cultivar AM560-2 chromosome 14, M.esculenta_v8, whole genome shotgun sequence genome contains the following:
- the LOC110599909 gene encoding geranylgeranyl diphosphate reductase, chloroplastic: MTSSIAFKTFTGLRHSSAEPSTLQNKVPSVSSPNHCRRRLQITAGKFSPKVQNRNLRVAVIGGGPAGGAAAETLAKGGIETYLIERKLDNCKPCGGAIPLCMVGEFDLPLDIIDRKVTKMKMISPSNIAVDIGRTLKPHEYIGMVRREVLDSYLRERAATNGANVINGLFLKMDIPKGGRGSETAPYVLHYTEYNGKVGGAGQKKTLEVDAVIGADGANSRVAKSIGAGDYDYAIAFQERIKIPDDKMVYYENLAEMYVGDDVSPDFYGWVFPKCDHVAVGTGTVTHKGDIKKFQLATRNRAKDKILGGKIIRVEAHPIPEHPRPRRLLDRVALVGDAAGYVTKCSGEGIYFAAKSGRMCAEAIVEGSENGKRMVDESDLRKYLEKWDKTYWPTYKVLDVLQKVFYRSNPAREAFVEMCADEYVQKMTFDSYLYKRVVPGNPLDDLKLAFNTIGSLVRANALRKEMNKLSV, translated from the exons ATGACTTCCTCCATCGCCTTCAAGACCTTCACCGGACTCCGCCATTCCTCCGCTGAACCTTCCACACTCCAAAACAAAGTACCAAGCGTTTCCTCCCCCAACCACTGCCGTCGCCGCCTTCAAATAACCGCTGGCAAATTTAGCCCCAAGGTCCAAAACCGCAACCTACGAGTAGCAGTCATCGGCGGAGGCCCTGCTGGCGGAGCAGCAGCCGAGACCCTCGCTAAAGGCGGCATCGAGACGTACCTCATCGAACGCAAGCTCGACAACTGCAAACCATGTGGTGGAGCTATTCCTCTTTGCATGGTGGGCGAGTTCGACCTGCCATTGGACATCATAGATCGCAAGGTGACCAAGATGAAGATGATTTCCCCTTCCAACATCGCTGTGGACATTGGGCGAACGCTGAAGCCTCACGAGTACATTGGGATGGTGAGACGCGAGGTGCTCGATTCATACCTGCGAGAGAGAGCGGCGACTAATGGGGCCAATGTCATCAATGGATTGTTCTTGAAAATGGACATTCCAAAGGGCGGTAGAGGGAGCGAGACTGCACCTTATGTCTTGCATTACACGGAGTACAATGGGAAGGTTGGCGGGGCAGGACAGAAGAAGACTCTGGAGGTTGATGCTGTGATTGGCGCTGATGGAGCCAATTCCCGTGTTGCCAAGTCCATCGGCGCTGGTGATTATGACTACGCCATTGCTTTTCAG GAGAGAATCAAAATCCCCGATGATAAAATGGTATACTACGAGAACCTAGCTGAAATGTATGTCGGTGATGATGTATCCCCAGACTTCTATGGATGGGTATTCCCAAAATGTGACCATGTTGCTGTTGGAACTGGCACAGTGACTCACAAAGGTGACATCAAGAAATTCCAGTTAGCTACAAGAAACAGAGCCAAGGACAAGATCCTTGGGGGCAAAATTATACGAGTGGAAGCACACCCAATACCAGAACACCCGAGGCCTCGCAGGTTACTGGACAGAGTAGCTCTAGTAGGGGATGCAGCAGGGTATGTGACGAAATGCTCAGGCGAAGGCATCTATTTTGCAGCAAAGAGTGGAAGAATGTGCGCAGAGGCAATCGTCGAGGGGTCAGAGAATGGGAAGAGGATGGTGGATGAAAGTGACCTGAGGAAGTACTTGGAGAAATGGGACAAGACATATTGGCCAACTTACAAGGTGCTGGATGTGTTGCAGAAAGTGTTCTACCGATCAAACCCAGCAAGAGAAGCGTTCGTGGAGATGTGCGCAGATGAGTATGTGCAGAAGATGACATTCGATAGCTATTTGTACAAGAGGGTGGTACCTGGAAATCCTTTGGATGATTTGAAGCTGGCTTTCAATACCATTGGAAGCTTGGTGAGGGCTAATGCACTTCGAAAGGAGATGAACAAGCTCAGCGTATGA
- the LOC110600362 gene encoding uncharacterized protein LOC110600362 isoform X2, whose protein sequence is MAGTSSFFRLLVIFLVISHLVCLNAIPVTRLGRLLQGPQVLPVPETTRMVAMETSWMEHISGGRMAVEINDYPGSGANRRHTPWPQLNRCVDC, encoded by the exons ATGGCAGgcacttcttctttctttcgcTTACTAGTAATCTTTCTAGTGATTTCTCACCTCGTCTGCCTGAACGCTATCCCAGTTACAA GACTTGGAAGGTTACTGCAAGGACCTCAAGTTCTTCCAGTTCCAGAGACTACCCGCATG GTGGCTATGGAGACAAGCTGGATGGAACATATAAGTGGTGGGAGAATGGCTGTGGAGATAAACGATTACCCTGGTTCAGGAGCAAATAGACGCCACACTCCATGGCCACAGTTAAACAGATGTGTTGATTGTTAG
- the LOC110631321 gene encoding GDSL esterase/lipase At1g74460: MKLMPSLRILILAILLGFGIDGCQCKVVQFIFGDSLSDVGNNKYLSRSLAQASLPWYGIDFGNGMPNGRFTNGRTVADIIGDNAGLPRPPAFLDPSLTEDVILNDGVNYASGGGGILNETGGYFIQRFSLNKQIALFRGTQQLIINKIGKKAAQEFFQEALYVVALGSNDFINNYLMPVYSDSWKYNDQGFIDYLMETLEGQLRTLHSLGGRQLMVFGLGPMGCIPLQRVLSTSGDCQDRTNKLAISFNQATSKLIDSLSTKLANASFKFGDAYDVVNDVITNPTKYGFINSDSPCCSFGRIRPALTCVPASTLCKDRSKHVFWDEYHPSDSANELIANELIKKFGFLRLNDTNGPSPAPAVAPSPAPAVAPSPKA; this comes from the exons ATGAAGCTGATGCCTTCTTTAAGGATACTAATCTTGGCCATACTGCTAGGGTTTGGTATTGATGGATGCCAATGCAAGGTTGTGCAGTTTATTTTCGGAGATTCGCTTTCTGATGTTGGTAACAACAAGTACCTCTCTAGGAGTCTTGCTCAGGCTAGCCTCCCTTGGTATGGTATAGATTTTGGCAATGGAATGCCTAATGGCAGGTTCACTAATGGCCGCACAGTTGCTGATATAATAG GTGACAACGCTGGTCTGCCAAGGCCTCCTGCTTTTCTTGATCCATCTTTAACAGAAGATGTGATATTGAACGATGGCGTAAATTATGCCTCTGGAGGTGGTGGCATTTTGAATGAAACCGGTGGCTACTTT ATTCAAAGGTTTTCTCTCAACAAGCAAATTGCGTTATTTCGAGGAACGCAACAACTAATCATAAACAAAATTGGCAAAAAAGCAGCACAAGAGTTCTTCCAAGAAGCTCTATATGTGGTTGCTTTAGGGAGCAATGACTTCATTAACAATTACTTAATGCCCGTTTACAGCGACTCCTGGAAGTACAATGATCAGGGTTTCATTGACTATCTGATGGAAACACTTGAAGGACAACTTAGG ACATTACACAGCTTGGGGGGAAGGCAGCTGATGGTATTTGGGCTAGGACCAATGGGCTGTATTCCACTCCAAAGGGTCCTCAGTACATCTGGGGACTGTCAAGACAGGACGAACAAACTAGCTATAAGCTTTAACCAAGCTACAAGCAAGTTAATAGATAGTTTAAGCACCAAGCTTGCTAATGCAAGCTTTAAATTTGGAGATGCTTACGATGTTGTTAATGACGTGATCACCAACCCAACCAAATACG GATTCATAAACTCAGACTCACCATGTTGCTCGTTTGGAAGAATACGGCCAGCTCTGACGTGCGTTCCAGCGTCAACATTGTGCAAGGATAGAAGCAAGCATGTGTTTTGGGACGAATACCATCCATCAGATAGTGCAAATGAATTGATTGCAAATGAGCTCATCAAGAAATTTGGATTTTTACGTCTTAATGATACAAATGGCCCTTCCCCTGCACCAGCTGTAGCTCCTTCCCCTGCACCAGCTGTAGCTCCTTCCCCAAAAGCATAG
- the LOC110600362 gene encoding uncharacterized protein LOC110600362 isoform X1 — translation MAGTSSFFRLLVIFLVISHLVCLNAIPVTRLGRLLQGPQVLPVPETTRMKVAMETSWMEHISGGRMAVEINDYPGSGANRRHTPWPQLNRCVDC, via the exons ATGGCAGgcacttcttctttctttcgcTTACTAGTAATCTTTCTAGTGATTTCTCACCTCGTCTGCCTGAACGCTATCCCAGTTACAA GACTTGGAAGGTTACTGCAAGGACCTCAAGTTCTTCCAGTTCCAGAGACTACCCGCATG AAGGTGGCTATGGAGACAAGCTGGATGGAACATATAAGTGGTGGGAGAATGGCTGTGGAGATAAACGATTACCCTGGTTCAGGAGCAAATAGACGCCACACTCCATGGCCACAGTTAAACAGATGTGTTGATTGTTAG